From the Fusobacterium ulcerans ATCC 49185 genome, the window ATTGTTGAATTTATTTTGTTTATGATATATACTTAATATAAGGAAAAGAAATTTTTTTTGAATATAAACCACAAATTTTTAATAGCAGGGTATTCTGCTGATTAAGCCCTAATCTATAATATTATCTCTAAAATATTATATTCAGTATAAGTTAAAAGGAGCAGGAGTAAAATCCTGCTCTTTTAATGTGGTGTAATTTTAATATTTTAAAAATTTTTTATTATATTTTCCAATTTATAAATCTTTGAAATTCACCTATAAGTCTATTTTTTTGATAAAATTAATGTATAGCTAAATTAAAAGTAAAATATATTAAAGAAAGAAGTTTATAAAATAAATATATTTTTGTTAATCTGTACAGAAGCGTTTATTTGTTGTATAATTTTATAAAAGAAACAAAAAATTATATGAGGTGGTTTAACAATGAAAAAAATATTTATCTTTTTAGCAACTTTGATGCTGTTGGCAGGGTGTAGTTCTACTCCAGTTAAAGTAGAAGTTCCTGTAGAAGTATCTCTTGAAAATGTAGCTGGTAATGAATATGTACTGACTAATCTTTTTGCAGAAAATAATTTAACTATTGGATTTGATAAAGATGGAAGAATTTTTGGATTTGCTGGAATAAACAGATTTTTTGGAAAAGCTGATATAAATGATGGAAATATCAATATAGGAGCATTAGCTACTACTAGAATGGGTGGACCTAGAGATAAAATGATAGTTGAAGATCAATATCTTACTCTTTTGAAAAGTGCTAAAACAATAAAGAAAGATGGGAATAATCTAATCTTAACTAATGATAAAGCAGATGAAATGATTTTTATAAAAAAATAAAAATTGAAGAAAATGAGGGAAGAAATGGAGAAATTAGCAAATCAGATACAATTTTTAATAGAAATAGACAAGGTAAAAAGTATTTTAAGACAATCTATTGTACTGGGAGATTTAAATAGAAGAGAAAATGATGCTGAACATAGCTGGCATATGGCATTGTGTGCAATGACTTTGAAGGAATATTCTAATCTGGAAGAAATAGATATGGAAAAAGTCTTAAAATTGATACTTATACATGACATTGTTGAAGTATATGCAGGAGATACTCCTGCGTTTTCGAATTACAACAAACAGGAGAAATGGCGAACAGAACTTGAAAGTGCAGAGAAGATATATGGAATGCTTCCAGAAGAGCAGGAAAAAGAGTTCATGAAGCTATGGCTTGAATTTGAGAATATGGAAACAAAAGAAGCAAAATTTGCTAATACTTTTGATAGATTTCAGGGATTTATACAAAATCTTACTTCAGATGGGCACACATGGAAGAAATTCAATGCTACAAAAGAAATGGTACTGAAGAGAATGTCACCTATAGTTGAGTATGCACCACAGCTTTTCCACGAATTTGTAATGCCAGAAATACAAAAGTATATTGACAAAGGAATTATAAAAGAATAAAGAAATAAAGAATAGAAATACTTTAGATGCTGTTAAATAGCATTTAAAGTATTTTTTATTTCTTAGGAAATTATAATTTGATAAGTTTGTTGAAAAAATAAAAAATGTTAATTATTTTGTATTCATATTAGATATATTAATTGAATAAGATTAAAATTGACAGCACAAAAAAGCTGATTGTTAATCAGCTATTTAGCGATATTCTTTCCAGCAAATGGAGCCTGTATGTATATTAAAATATGATATTTTTTTAACTTTCATTCTGGTATTACATTTAAAACAATAAAAAGGATTTACTCCAAAAGCTTTCCATATTTCAAGTTGATAAAAAGTAAAATTGGAATATTTAGAGACATATTTTCTCATGAATTTCATGATGTTTTTAAGTTCTGATTTAATATTTCTAGAATAGATTCCAAAGCGCCTAATCATTTTGAAATGTTTAGGGGGAATGTGAATAATTAATTTGGAAAGAAATGTTTCTGCATCTAAAGTAAGCTCAATTCTTTGTTTATCATCAGCAAGACTTTCATAATAGAAAGTAACCTTATTATCATAAAAATCAATAATTTTATATTCTGCGATAGGAGCTCTTGCTAGATATCTGCCAATATATTTAATTGCATAAATATTATTATTTAAATCATTTTTTGCAACATTGAAAAAGAATCTTGTATTTTTGCGATAAAGGTAGTTAGCAGCAGCATAAGCTTTAGCTTTAATTTCAGGCTTGTCATAATTTCCAGATTTAACAATATCAATAACCATTTTTTTCCATTGTCCAGCAATGGAATTGACATGAAAATATTTTTTTTCAAGAAATTGGTAGTTTTTATTGAAACCACCTAAAGTAACAATAGCATGAATATGAGGGTTCCATTTAAGATCGCGTCCAAAGGTGTGAATAACAGTAATCAATCCATAATGAATGATATCTGAGTTAGTAAAGTATTTAGAAGAATATTTTGAAATTTTATGAATTCTTTGATTTTTTGCTTTAATGTTATGAAATTGATATTTAAAAACATCATTAACAGCATAAGCAAGCTTAGTTAAAAGATCTCTATCATAGAAGAAAAACATTCTAAGTTCTTCAGGAATAGTAAAAAGGACACTTCTATGTTTAACATCAATAAGAGAAGTGGAAGTTTTTTCAGTTCAAAGAGCAGAATAACGTTTACCGCAGGAAGGACAAAATCTAGATTTACAAGTAACTTTAATTTTATGCGCATCATGACAATTAGGGCATTGAAGAGAGAGAAAAGATTTATCAATAGAACAAGCTAAGAATTTTTGAATAGTCTGTTTAATATCCTCAAAATGCTCATTTTTAAAATATTTCTTGATTTTACCTAAAAGATTTGTTATATTGATTTTAGAGATAATATGTTTGATTTGCATGTATGTCTCCTTTGTATAATTAGGGTGGTAACTATATTATACAAAAAAGAGAGCTGAGTAAAACATTTTTTTAAATGTTACTCAGCTTTTTTTATATATAAAATAATCTCATAATAAAGGAATATATAACTTTTATATTTTTATTTTGTAATTAAAATAGTTAATTGATATGATATAATATAAATATTAAAACTATTTTAGTAAAGGGGATTGATTTATGGGATTACGAGATATAAACTATAACAGTTATACTTATCCAGCAGAAGATATTATAGAATATAGCAGGATAAATACTGATATTAAAATGTTTGAACAAAAAGAAAGAGCAAAAATCAAACAAGCTACATATTTTAAAATATCTGAAATTGGAAAGGATAATGAGTTTATAAAGATAGATAAACATAATATTAATTCTTTTCATATAGATGTAAAAGATAAGATATTTGTTTTTAGTGGAGATATTAATCCTGGGGATGAAACTATAAAATTATCTAGATTATCTAAAGAAAGCAGAATTAAAACTCCATTTTTTAAGAATGTGGAGATTAGTATTGCTAGCATGGATAGAGATAACATAAATGTTAATAAATTTAACTTTATAGGATATGTGGCTAATTATTATGAAATATTTGATAATAAAGGTAATGGAAGATTTGAATTAGTAATTACACATAGAGAAAATTTTTATAATGAAAACTTAATAATAACAAGAAAAAATGAATTATTAGCTATTGCTAAATTTCCAAATAAAAAAGAAAAGTTATTAATTCCATTAAGTAAGGAAGAAGCTAAAAGAGAAGTACAAAAAGGATTTCAAACAGAAAATCTTTTATTTTCTTCAGCAGGAATAATATGTGCAGGAATAGGAATAACTGCTGGAGCAACTGCTTTAGCAGCTGGGGGTTTAACTATGGCTGCAACAATAGGTATAGGAGTGACAATTTTATATTGTGCTAATACTATTTTTAGTGGAATTCAATCTCTTCGTTTAGATTATATTGGAGATGATGAAGAACTAGTAAAAGATGATTGGAAAGTAAATCCAATAAAGTGGTCTTTTGGAGAATTAATTAGTTATACTATTGGAGAAGATAAGAGAGCTATAGGTCATGCTGGATATTATTTATCTGAAATTGTTGTTGGAGGCATCGGGTTAAGAGATACTGCTAAATCATTGAGAGTAGCAAGTAATTTCAAGCATGTTAAAATATCAGGTTATCATCCAGTTTTAGGTAAAATGGCTGGGAGTACAAAGAAAATTAAAAAAGGTAGAGCAATATATAACGGCTTTCAATTAACTACTGGTGGATACAACTTAAAAATTCAAGCAGAAGGTTTTAAAGAGAATAAAGAAAAAATAGCTAATTAAGGAGTGGAGATGAAAAAAAATAAATTATTAGAATTTATTAAGATATTCTTTTGTTATGGCTATATTCCATGTTTAGTTACTATTATAATTTTTGATATGGTTACTGGAAACAGTACTGATATAAAAAGATTATTGTTAGGTAGTTTTCCAATAGGCTTGATTATATTTATGCCTTTATTGTGTGCTTTGGAATATATGATAAAAGGATATATAAAAGAATTTAAAGTTTCTTCTGCTATGGGAAAAATCTTTTTGATATTAGGTATGGCATTAGTAGTATATGGTGTGTATCAAAGAAGTCAGTTATTTAAATAAAAAAAGATAAGATTTATTTTAATCATTTTTCTGATATAATATCCTTAAAATATAAATACAAAATAAAAAAATGTGATAAGATACATAATATAGTGTAAATTTTGTTATTCTTAAAATACTCCAGCATTTTCAGTTTTTTCAAAAGAGGAGAAATGGAAAAAAGAACTGGAAAGTGCAGAGAAGATATATGGAATGCTTCCAGAAGAGCAGGAAAAAGAGTTCATGAAGCTATGGCTTGAATTTGAGAATATGGAAACTAAAGAAGCAAAGTTTGCTAATACTTTTGATAGATTCCAAGGATTTATACAGAATCTTACTTCTGATGGACATACATGGAAGAAGTTCAGTGCTACAAAAGAAATGGTTCTTAAAAGAATGTCACCTATAATTGAGTATGCACCACAGCTTTTCCACGAATTTGTAATGCCAGAAATACAAAAGTATATTGACAAAGGAATTATAAAAGAATAAAGAAATAAAGAATAGAAATACTTTAGATGCTGTTAAATAGCATTTAAAGTATTTTTTATATTGAAAAATATTTCTCAACATAATAGGTTAGAAGCTTGAAGAAAAATATTATAAATAACAAGAGAGCACAAATACTGATATCTTCATTTGTTAGAATATATCATGATATGAATATTCAGCTGATTGTGAAAGGAGTAGAAACAAAGGAGCAATTTGAACTGCTTAGAGAGTTGAAATGTGGGATACAAGGATATCTTATTAATAAACCAATTCCATTTAAGGAATATGAGAATAAATTTTTATAGAAAAATTATTTTTAAAGAGGCTGCAGCTAGAAGAATAGATCAAAGTGAGGATAAAAATTAAAGTTCATATTTTAATTTTATATTGTAAAAAATAAATATATCTATGTTTTAAAAGGTCAGGAAAAAATCCTGACCTCTGTTTTTAATAATCCATCATAAAACTTTTTAATTTTTTCTTTATTCTTTGAATACAGTTATCTACAGATTTGACATCTCTTCCAGTAATTTCAGCTATTTCAATATATGTCATTTCTGCAATAAGATATTCAAAAATCTCATTTTCCATTGGACTCAAATGTGTTTTCAGATATTTATTTATATATTCCATCTTTTCTTTTCCAAGACATAGTTCTTCTGGGGAATGAAATATAAAAGACTGATGAGTGTATGTTATATTGGGCTCTGACTCATTTTCCGTTTGAATTGAAATAGCCATATTAAGTATTCTATTTTTTCGGGAATTAGAATTTTTCAAGGTGGTTATAAGATGTCGTTTGATACACAACAATGCAAAAGTTCTGAAAGAGGCAGTCTTATTTTCATCATAGGCATTGATTGCCTTAAATAGTCCTATCATAGCCTCCTGCATGACATCTTCCTTGTCGCCCCCATAGAAAAAATACTTTTTAGTTCTGTAAAGTATAATCCTTTTCAAACTTTGAAAGATTTCAATAAAAGCTTTGTCATCACCATTTTTGGCATCTTTAATTTTTTTGTAATCCATTTCTTTTCCTCCTGTGTTTAACTTATGTGGTAATGCTAAAAAGATTTTCAAAATTTGAGTATTGCTGTGCATATAAAAAAAACACATACTAAAACTTAATTAGTATATGTTTGGCTATACAGCGATTTTACTTTCTTCCTTTATAATTATTTGAATAAATAAAAGAAAATTAATATGTATTACAAAAATAGTTGAATGATAACGAAAAAATTCATTCAATATAGAGGACTAAATTTTAGTTTTAAAGAATTAAAAAAGCATTAAAAATTCACAAAAGTAAATACATAGCCCAACAAAAAATAATGATATTCCAAATAGGCAGAAGAAAAAGAATAAAAGAACTTTCATAAAAACTCCCCTGTTTTAATTGATATTTTACTAAGGTTATTCTAAAAAAAGTATTAAAAATCCTTTATTTTTTATAAAATAAAATTTATTTTTTTAAAAATCATAATAAGTTTATAAAAAATGATGTCAATTATCTAGAAAAGTTCAATATTATACTTCAATGAATTTTGCCAACTCTGGAATAAATTTTAATTTCACAGTTCCAACTGGACCATTTCTTTGCTTTCCTATTATGATTTCAGTATCTCCATTTGTGATATCGTTTTTTTCATTGTAATATCCATCTCTATATAAAAATGCTACAATGTCTGCATCCTGCTCAATAGCCCCAGAATCTCTTAAATCAGAAAGCATAGGTCTTCTATCAGCTCTCTGCTCCACAGCACGGGATAATTGAGATAAGGCTATCACAGGGACATCAAGTTCTCTGGCTAAACCTTTTAGTGATCGAGATATCTCAGATATTTCCTGCTGCCTATTTTCAATTCTAAGATTACTCCCCTTTATTAATTGAAGGTAATCAACAATAATCATATCTAATTTTCCTGCTGCTTTCATCCTTCTAGCAGCTGCCCTCATCTCCATCACAGTAATATTTGGAATATCAGCTATATTAATATGAAAATTTCCAAGAAAATTACTAGCATTTCCTAGCTTTTTCCAATCATCATCCTTTAAAAAGCCATTTTTGATTTTCTGGATACCTATCCCTGATTTTATAGACAGTAATCTTTGAAGTATTTGAGAACTGGACATTTCCAAACTGAAAATCAATATAGATTTTCCAGCGTTAGCAGCATTAAAAGCTGTATTCAATGCAAAGGCTGTTTTTCCCATAGATGGTCTGGCAGCAATAATTATAAGGTCAGAAGGATTGAAACCGCTGATCATTTTATCCAGAGAGGGATATCCAGAAGTAATGCCACTGTATAGGTCAGCGTTTCTGTATATTTCCTCTAGTCTTTGATACTCTTCCCCCAATAATTCTTTTATTGACAGAACATCTTTGGTTTTATTTTTTTTAGATATGTCAAATACAAGAGCTTCAGCTTTATCTATTATCTCATCAGGAACGATCATATCATCTGAAGTCATCTCAATTATTTTGGTAGCAGTATTCTGCAGACCTCTCAATTTTGATTTATTCTTCACTATGTGGGCATATTCAGTTATATTGGCAGCTGTAGGTATAGATTCAATTACATCATAGAAAGTATCCTCTTTAATGCTCTTGTCCTCTTCTAAGACAATAATAGGGTCTATTGGCTTATTGTTATTGTGAAGCTGAAGTACAGAAGAATATATTTTTTTCAATTCTGCATTAAAAAAATCTTCTGGTAAAAGAATTGAGGTTATTTCTTCTACTACATTCTGCTTTAAAAAGATGCCCCCTATTACAGATTTTTCAGCTTCTGCATTGTATGGGATTTTTCTTACATTTTCAAAATTCATTTTATCTCCTTGGTTTATATTTATTTTATAGTTTTTTTTATTTTAAAATATTTGAAATTTAGTATAAGTTACTGTCCAGCTATGCTCAAGAAACTGAAATATTGATTTTCAGATGAGAGAGCAGCAGGAGTTTCTTTTTCTAAATCTTGAAACTTTTGAATATATATTTTCTGAAGCTCATTATCATAGCCAGTTATGGAATTAACAAAGCATTCTAGTGCAAAAGAAAAATTGTCACAAGCTTTGAACATAATTATATATCTTTCAAAATTATTTTTTATGATTTCTTCCTCATCTGGTTCATCAGGGATATTTTCTATCTCTGCAAACTCCCATTCCTTTTTCAGACCTTTGTAAAATACAGCATTGAAATCTTTTATTTTACCAGCAGAGAATGCTTTTTCAGTAAGTGAATAAATTTTATCAACTTGATTTTCACTAATATCAGGAATAAATTTGCTAACATTGGTGATAGTAATATTTTTTAGTAAAGGGTATTTTTCTTGTTTTAGAAAGTCATAACTACTACTAATATTTTTTTCTTTTTTAGTAGTTTTTCTTTTCTTGATAAAGATAGTCTTAATAGACTCGAAACTTTCGATGGGTTTCGACTCGACAATTTCCTTTTTTATTTCAGAGTTTTTTAAAAGCCCAGCTGTAGTTTTTTCTAAAGAAATATTTGAAGTTTCTTTTTTATTTTCAGCAAATGTGAGAATACTGTTTTCTTCTGCAATGAGGTTTTCTATATCTTCATCCATATCCACATCATTTTTCCAGCATTCTGGATTAACATTATCTTTTTTTGATAAAGATTTTTTTATAGTACATAAAAATATGACATCAGCTTTTCCATACCCCTTTTTAACTATTTTGATAAGTTCATTGGCTTCAAGTTCTTTTTTACAGCTGACAATAGTATCTACACTCTTATTTAAAAGTTTTGATAATTTTTCTACTGAAAATCTGATATAGATATTCTGGTTTTTATCATACCAGCCATTTTCTACTGATTGAGGAAGCAGGTCACACAATATACTGTAGAGAATTTTAGAAGTATCACTGAGCTTTTCTTTTATAACTGTCACTTCTACGATTTTAGTTTCCCCTTTAACTACTATATTTTTCTCTTTTTTTATTTCTTTTTGATAGCAACTGTTGTTAAAAAGTTTCTTTTCTATTCTAAAGAATGAATTTTTATTGATGTCTGTTATTTTTATGAATGTCATTTTTACTCTCCCTTATATAAAGTATTCAATAAATATTGTAGTCTGAAATATATTTTTTTGACAGTGATGAATTGTGACGAATTGTGATGATTTGTGAAAAGGAAAATTATTTTCTTCTTTACAATGTAAAAATCTTTAATATATATTGTAAAGTAAAATACATTTTTTTAACAGTGCACTGGTGTGTATGAATGTGCAAGTTTGTGCAATAGAAAATAAAAATGAAGAAAAAAATAGGAATTTATTTTAAATTTTGGAAATTATGTAGAGAGAAATAACTATAGCTTTTATATTGTAAAATGGAAAGATATAATATATACTGTATTTAAAAAGAAATGGAGGGAGTATATAAAGAATTATTGTAGAATAAAAGATATGAAAGATGTTCAATTATTTATAACTACACATTCTAAAGAGTTTTTAAGTGAATTTTATAATGCTCTGAATAAAAATGAAGAAGAGAGTGTAAGCTTATATAGATTTGAAAAAGTAAAAACTGAACTGAAATAAAGATTCTATTCTAAAGCAGAAGCTATAGAATAGAGATGGGATATAAGATAATACGGGTAGAATAGTTTTTGCAAATGAAGGAATAACAGAGGTTAATCTTATATTGAAAATATTAGAATTAAAAGATAGTTTTATATTTGTTAATTTAGAGTAGAAGAAAAAATCTAACAGTAAAGGTTCATTTTATATTCTAATTCATGATATATTTGGTATGATAAATTGTGAAAGTGGAAAAGTATTTGTTAAGAAATAAGGTGTTTTCATTTATTGATCTTCTTGATTTAGTAAGAGGATAAACAGAGTTAAGCTATGGATAAATCAATTATCTGTAGCTTTTTTAATTGTTCCAAAAAATAAAAAAGCCTAGTCATTTCTTGGTCGCACACTAGGCAGGCGACATTCTGATAATTTTATATCATATTTTATTTTCTCTGTCAATACTATTTTTTAATTTTTTTTAAAATTTTTATGAAGCAAATACTTTGATTTTAACAAACTATGAGATGAATAATTTTATATATTTATCTGTAATGAAAGATTTATTTGATAAATATTTATATGTTCTATTTATAGAATTATTTTCCTTATAATTATAAAGTATTTCTGCCATAAATTCATATATATTGATATGAGTAAATTTTAAAATAGTTATTTATATTATTTCCTTGGCAGTATTTTCATCTATTACCAGATGAGTTATAACTCCTGTTTTTAAAGCGCCTATTACAGCATCTCTGCTCGTCTTGGAAGAACATATACCTATTACATTACCCACTCTTCTCAAATCATTTAAAGGAATTTCTATAGAGAAATCATTCTCCCCAGTGATAAATTTTCCATCTATATCATAGTAGTATGAAAGAATGTTACCAATAGCTTTTCCTTTTTGAAGATTATCTCCAAATCTTGAAGCAGTAGCAAGGTCAGGCACTGATGGATGGTTTCCTATGCTTAGGATGACAACATCCAGTTTCTCCCAGAGCCTTTTTATATCTTTGTAATTCTCAATATTGATAAACAGATTTTTTTCCTGCTCAGTAGCTAGAAATGCAGGTGCAAATAGATAATATGGTTTAAGGAAAGTCATCTGTGAAAATATTCTTACCAGCTCATTTGAATGAAAATCTCTGGTAGGCATGGAAATATTACCAACTAAAGGACATACATAGCCTTCAAGTTCCATCTTTTTTTCTGAAACTTCAAGTTTCTGAACCAGATCACCAATATTTTTCCCCCATCCAAGACCAAATTTCCTATACTTTTTAAGATTATTATTCATATATGATATTACATTATTCAATATTACCTGATCAGTAAGGTAATCTGTATCAGCTTGAGGAATAACCATTCCCCCCTGAATGCTGTATTTTTTCTTAATCTCTTCCATAAGAAACTCGTTACTTACAAATGGAGAATGTATCTGGATAGTAACTATCCCAGCTTCCTTTGCATCAGCAAGCATCTTGCTCACAAGAGGACGAGATACACCTAATCTTTTAGCAATCTCATTTTGAGTAAGGTCTTCTTCATAATACATTTTAGCTATTTCCACCATTTTCTGAGTTTTTACATTATCATCTAACATCTGTTTCCTCCAATTTGTGCAGATTAGTCTTCAATATAGACAGTGCTGAAGTCATGAAGAGTAACTGGATGGATACTTAATCCTTTTATATTTTTTTGAGCACCAACAGCTAATATTCTGTTGTAAAGCATGATATCAGGGGCATCATCCACTATTAATAATTGAATTTCTTCATAAAGTTTTTTTCTTTCTTCAGGATCAGTAGTCATTTTAGCTTTATCTAAAAGTTCATCAACTTTTGGATTTTCATAGAAATCTCTGTTGCCAGCCCCACCTTTTGCAGATGAATGATACATTGCATAAAGTCCATAGTCAGCATCTCCAGTTACTACTCCCCATGATCCTAGGAAAAGGTCGTGTCTTCCTTTTTCTGTGGCATCCCAGTAAGCACTGACTTCTACTACATCTATTCTTAAATCAATGCCGATTTCTTTTAAATAGGCTTGAAGTATTTCAGCAGTTTGAGTATTAGCTTCTCCTCCAAACACTAAAATACTTGTTTTAAATCCATTTTCATATCCAGCTTCTTTCATCAATTCACGAGCTTTTTCCACATTGTATTCATAGTTTTTAGTTTTATCAGTAAACCCAAAAACTCCTGGAGCTATAGGAGAAGTAGCTATTTTACCACTTCCATTAAGAATTACATCAACAATAGCTTGTTTATCTACAGCATAGTTTATGGCTTTTCTTACTCTTACATCATTCAATGGAGTTTTTTGAGTATTCATTCCAACATATGAATAAGAGATTGAAGGCTTAGTTATAAGTTGTAATTTAGGATTGTTTTTTATAGTATTCTCATCTACAGAGCTTACAGCAATTGAGATGTCTATTTCTCCAGTTTCTAATCCAATAGTTCTGTTAGAAGCTTCTACAATATTTTTAAATACTATATATTTAAGTCCATTTTTTTTATCAAAATAATCTTCATTTTTTTCAAGAGTCAGACTATCACCAGGTATCCATTCTTTAAATTTATAGCTTCCAGTACCAACAGGATGATCTTTAAAACTTTGCTCATCTTCAGTAATAAGTTTTTTACTTACAATTCCTAGTGCAGGATGAGAAAGATGTGCAAGTAAAGGTCCAAATGGTGTCTTAGTAACAATATTTACAGTATAATCATCAACAACTTCTACTTTTTCGATAGGAGGAAGAACAAAAGCTATTCTAGGTGAATTAGCCATTCTATCAAATGAAAACTTTACATCTTCAGCAGTAAAGTCATAGCCATTATGGAATTTTACTCCTTTTCTTAATTTAAACTGCATAGTTTTATCATCTATTTGTTTCCAAGATTCTGCTAATCCAGGCAGAATATTCATATCTCCATCTGATTCCACCAGCCTTGAATAAATAAGTTTGTTGGCTCTTAATGAAAAACCATCATTTCCTTGGTGAACATCTAATGATTTAGGTTCTCCATCTTGAGCTACTATAAGCTTTTCTTTCACAGCTTTTGCTGAAGTTTCTGCTTT encodes:
- a CDS encoding META domain-containing protein, coding for MKKIFIFLATLMLLAGCSSTPVKVEVPVEVSLENVAGNEYVLTNLFAENNLTIGFDKDGRIFGFAGINRFFGKADINDGNINIGALATTRMGGPRDKMIVEDQYLTLLKSAKTIKKDGNNLILTNDKADEMIFIKK
- a CDS encoding HD domain-containing protein, with amino-acid sequence MEKLANQIQFLIEIDKVKSILRQSIVLGDLNRRENDAEHSWHMALCAMTLKEYSNLEEIDMEKVLKLILIHDIVEVYAGDTPAFSNYNKQEKWRTELESAEKIYGMLPEEQEKEFMKLWLEFENMETKEAKFANTFDRFQGFIQNLTSDGHTWKKFNATKEMVLKRMSPIVEYAPQLFHEFVMPEIQKYIDKGIIKE
- a CDS encoding transposase zinc-binding domain-containing protein — its product is MQIKHIISKINITNLLGKIKKYFKNEHFEDIKQTIQKFLACSIDKSFLSLQCPNCHDAHKIKVTCKSRFCPSCGKRYSAL
- a CDS encoding EAL domain-containing protein, which codes for MKKNIINNKRAQILISSFVRIYHDMNIQLIVKGVETKEQFELLRELKCGIQGYLINKPIPFKEYENKFL
- a CDS encoding sigma-70 family RNA polymerase sigma factor → MDYKKIKDAKNGDDKAFIEIFQSLKRIILYRTKKYFFYGGDKEDVMQEAMIGLFKAINAYDENKTASFRTFALLCIKRHLITTLKNSNSRKNRILNMAISIQTENESEPNITYTHQSFIFHSPEELCLGKEKMEYINKYLKTHLSPMENEIFEYLIAEMTYIEIAEITGRDVKSVDNCIQRIKKKLKSFMMDY
- the dnaB gene encoding replicative DNA helicase produces the protein MNFENVRKIPYNAEAEKSVIGGIFLKQNVVEEITSILLPEDFFNAELKKIYSSVLQLHNNNKPIDPIIVLEEDKSIKEDTFYDVIESIPTAANITEYAHIVKNKSKLRGLQNTATKIIEMTSDDMIVPDEIIDKAEALVFDISKKNKTKDVLSIKELLGEEYQRLEEIYRNADLYSGITSGYPSLDKMISGFNPSDLIIIAARPSMGKTAFALNTAFNAANAGKSILIFSLEMSSSQILQRLLSIKSGIGIQKIKNGFLKDDDWKKLGNASNFLGNFHINIADIPNITVMEMRAAARRMKAAGKLDMIIVDYLQLIKGSNLRIENRQQEISEISRSLKGLARELDVPVIALSQLSRAVEQRADRRPMLSDLRDSGAIEQDADIVAFLYRDGYYNEKNDITNGDTEIIIGKQRNGPVGTVKLKFIPELAKFIEV
- a CDS encoding replication initiator protein A; its protein translation is MTFIKITDINKNSFFRIEKKLFNNSCYQKEIKKEKNIVVKGETKIVEVTVIKEKLSDTSKILYSILCDLLPQSVENGWYDKNQNIYIRFSVEKLSKLLNKSVDTIVSCKKELEANELIKIVKKGYGKADVIFLCTIKKSLSKKDNVNPECWKNDVDMDEDIENLIAEENSILTFAENKKETSNISLEKTTAGLLKNSEIKKEIVESKPIESFESIKTIFIKKRKTTKKEKNISSSYDFLKQEKYPLLKNITITNVSKFIPDISENQVDKIYSLTEKAFSAGKIKDFNAVFYKGLKKEWEFAEIENIPDEPDEEEIIKNNFERYIIMFKACDNFSFALECFVNSITGYDNELQKIYIQKFQDLEKETPAALSSENQYFSFLSIAGQ
- a CDS encoding sugar-binding transcriptional regulator, which encodes MLDDNVKTQKMVEIAKMYYEEDLTQNEIAKRLGVSRPLVSKMLADAKEAGIVTIQIHSPFVSNEFLMEEIKKKYSIQGGMVIPQADTDYLTDQVILNNVISYMNNNLKKYRKFGLGWGKNIGDLVQKLEVSEKKMELEGYVCPLVGNISMPTRDFHSNELVRIFSQMTFLKPYYLFAPAFLATEQEKNLFINIENYKDIKRLWEKLDVVILSIGNHPSVPDLATASRFGDNLQKGKAIGNILSYYYDIDGKFITGENDFSIEIPLNDLRRVGNVIGICSSKTSRDAVIGALKTGVITHLVIDENTAKEII
- a CDS encoding glutathione ABC transporter substrate-binding protein, which encodes MFKKLFMILLSCTILFSACSDDKAETSAKAVKEKLIVAQDGEPKSLDVHQGNDGFSLRANKLIYSRLVESDGDMNILPGLAESWKQIDDKTMQFKLRKGVKFHNGYDFTAEDVKFSFDRMANSPRIAFVLPPIEKVEVVDDYTVNIVTKTPFGPLLAHLSHPALGIVSKKLITEDEQSFKDHPVGTGSYKFKEWIPGDSLTLEKNEDYFDKKNGLKYIVFKNIVEASNRTIGLETGEIDISIAVSSVDENTIKNNPKLQLITKPSISYSYVGMNTQKTPLNDVRVRKAINYAVDKQAIVDVILNGSGKIATSPIAPGVFGFTDKTKNYEYNVEKARELMKEAGYENGFKTSILVFGGEANTQTAEILQAYLKEIGIDLRIDVVEVSAYWDATEKGRHDLFLGSWGVVTGDADYGLYAMYHSSAKGGAGNRDFYENPKVDELLDKAKMTTDPEERKKLYEEIQLLIVDDAPDIMLYNRILAVGAQKNIKGLSIHPVTLHDFSTVYIED